The window TTCACAGCGAAGAAAAAGGTGATCTCCCGATGATATTTTGTTCATATTTTTTGAATATGAATAAAAATGTATAATTATTATCATGTTGTTCCCCAAAATTTCTAATTCACAATATGCAAttcaaataattttgaaatcaaTAAATCAGTAAGACAACCAATATGATCAAACCAACTTTCTTATAACTTTATTGAACTTAACTACTATTGATAGGGGAGTAGAAATAAAATCAAATGGTATTATATTAGAGAGGtgaaacaaaatatttgtttgggatttaaaaatcaattatggaattcaaattatagattatatattattagtattagcAAATTATATCATTCAATTGTTAAATtgattaaaattgaaaattttcaataatatagGAATGTTATTGTCTCAAATGTGTTCAACAAATAATATTAGAATGCACCGATATTAGGCTCGAGGTACGAAGAGGATGCTCATCTCCTCTATATATtctttcaataaaaaaaaaatgaatgtctaaaaaaaacaactaaaattaGATTAAACGTTAGTATGAGCACATGTATTTATTGAACAAAACATTTAActtataacaaaatatattttatttgatctCTAAAGTTTTAAAAGATTGATAACGGATCCTTTTTTTACTATTAGTTGACTAAAAAATTTAAAGTGATTGAGTTGTTATTTTTtgtaactatatatatatatatatttttttttctttcttctctatTGAAAAGTTGGTATTCATTATAATCTAACTTTAACttgttattgtttattttttataattgtgAGATCCATAATGGTTGGAGAAGGTATGATAGTCCCATGAAAATTATTTTTGGAGTATTTTGTAATTATGAATGCATAGTCATTAAATACAAGTTGGCCATATTATAAATACATAACTTGTCTTTATTTGAAAAAACAAGAGAACAATACTAGAGTCCATAGAATTGTACCCCACTACCCTTTAATTATTGGGATTGAGACCTTCCACTACTCTATTTCTAGGGATATGCATTCATAAATTATGCTTTCCAATTTCTTtcatagtatatatatatatatataatttcaattCAACTGCCTTCTAATTAtaagtaaaattttagattttatcaaatTTCATATATGGATAAAAATCCATCTACATTTatcttgataaaatttaaaaaatttaatatattttataaatattgtgATTCGTTGTTATGTTATATTTTCTTGTAAGtagagaaaaaaagagaaaaaaactcGATTTAGTCTCTTTTACCTACCACTATGAATTCTTTTAAATTACAACCTTAAAAACGAGGAACCAACGGTGTAGAATAGAAGAAGTTATTTAGGAAGGTGGATTTATTTTtgactatatatttttttacttttaattcaTTTATGTATGTTGTTAGGAAGTGATATTTTATTatgttaaaaatgaaattaaaatgtgaagatgataattaaaaaaagaaaaagaaacacatgaactaaaaatttaaagttgTATGTAAGTGCACAACTAACATTTCTACAAACTAGATTTAGAAAATTAAGTTGTAAATCTTTTGAAAGTTTAGTGACCCCACCTGTCTTTTAATCTAATTGTTTTGGGTTAAAttgtaaattaaaattgatcctatgatttaaaaaaacaattggaTTCCATGATACATAGTTATATTGTATGACAATTTTAATTGTATAGTAGTAGAGTTCGAATTCCTCATCACATGTCTCATCTCTCACACTGACACATTATTGTACCTTAAATCCCTAAAACCATTTCTCTCTAACAACCTCCCCACCTCCATTTTCACTCCTCGTACCCATGGAAGAACTCCTTCTTTCTCCTTCATCTTCATCCTCCTCCTCCTCATCCCTCCACCACCGCCTCCGCTTTCTCCTCCACTCTCAGCCACTCCCTTGGTCCTATGCCATCTTCTGGCAAACCACCACCGACGACAATGGCTCTGTTTTCCTCTCATGGCGCGATGGCCACTTCCAATTCCCTTCTCAACACCCCCTCTCTCCCCCTCTCCTCCCCGACGACCCCACCGACCTCGATTGGTTCTACATGATGTCCTTAACCTCCTCCTTCCCCGCCGCCGACGCCCTTCCGGGAAAATCCTTCACCTCTTCTTCTGTCGTCTGGCTCACCGGCTCCGAAGAACTCCACCTCCACGACTGCCATAGAGTCAAAGAAGCTAAATCTCACGGCATTCAAACCTTCCTTTGCGTCCCAACTTCCTACGGTGTTCTCGAACTCGCCTCCCAACAAATCATCCCCGAGGATTGGGGATTAATCCAACAGATAAAATCCCTGTTCGACCCGGGTTTTGTTAATTTCAGTAATACCACCGATACACCACTTCCGTTTTTGGATCAAGACTTCAACTTCGAGGATATTGGGTTTATAAGCGAAGTGGCGGAGGAAGAAATGGAAACCCCATTAAGAAAAAAATCGAAAACAGGGGAATGGGAGTTGTCGGATTCCGACAGCCCTGTTATGAAAACGGGGGTGATGAAAAAAACAGGGCAAAAACGAGGACGGAAGCCGAATATGAGTAAAGAAAATGCGATGAATCATGTAGAAGCAGAACGACAGAGAAGGGAGAAATTAAACAATAGATTCTACGCATTACGATCTGTAGTCCCAAATGTTTCGAGAATGGATAAAGCTTCATTGCTTTCTGATGCGGTTTCGTATATAAATGCATTGAAGGCTAAACTGGAGGAGATGGAGTTGCAATTGAGAGAGTCGAAGAAATCGAGAGACGATGGTGGTGATAATCAAAGCACCACGACGACGTCAGAGGAGCTAATGAAGGGGAAAAATGGTGGAGGTGTTAGGACAACGACGACTACAACAACAACGACAACATTGGTAACACGGTTCGATGTGGAGGTGAAAATTATTGGTAGGGATGCAATGGTGAGAGTTCAATCTCAGAATTTGAACTTCCCTTCGGCGATTGTAATGGGTGTATTTCGAGATATGGAGTTTGAAATTCAGCATGCGAGTATAACAAATGTGAATGATATTATGCTTCAAGATgttttgattaagcttcctcATGGTTTCTCTACTGATGAAGCTTTGAAAGCTGCTGTTTTGTCAAGATTACATTAAAACAACAAACCTTCATTTCTTTGAACTCACTTTGTACAAAAATAAAttctcccttttttcttttgtttaaattaTGATAAGTATATATTGAGAGGGAATTAAATgttttaacttttttctttataataaaaGTTCTTGGACTTTTTttgttgtgtgtgtgtgtgtgtgtgtggttTGGTCTCTCAAATTGATAACATTAGATTTAGCACGTGGTGTACCTTTCTAGCCTTTTTCCAAGTTTATTTCCACCTTTTAGTTTCTCTTCTTTTAGCTACATTTTCAATGAATATGGGTCATTTTAGTCTTTGGAAGTTATTGcttttttcttcatctttaataataataataataataataataataataatataatttaataaaatatacaaTATTAACATTGTTAGGGGTGGAAATTAAAAGACTAATTTAACTAACTATCAAGTTAAGACCATGATTCAATGGGTTGTTCCAACAAAAAAGAACATGGCTattagattttctttaaaatatttgtgTACTATGGctattagattttttttttcttttcttttttttttgtcaatcaAAAACAATTTGAAACCATTAGATGTTTCATATGTCAAGGACAAATTGGATCAGTTTGCTTGATGGGTCAAATTTCTTTAAACTATAAACATAAAGAGATCCATGGTTCTAAAATCTCCAATAAAGTGCCAAAGATAAAATAGAGATCTTATATTCCTACACGAgaacaagtgttcgtaactcttttctttttaagtacACTTGTTAAGAGTTTGATTTTTACATTGATTTGTTTAAGGGTTTTTCACATGTTaaggaaaaatattttaaaaaacttgtttttatttaaacttttttatatCAAAGCTATAGTATATACACTTCAAAAACCCTTTACaaaagttttcaaaaactataGCTTTCTACtttctaaaatgatttattttttaaattaatagcTTGAAAATGTATTCTAAATATATTCTTAAAGTACACTTTAAGTTGATTTGAAAAAataagtttataaatatttttttactaACTTATATGGTCTATCACTAAAAGACTTACGAGATATATTATTACTAATAGACTTGGaaaaccaaatttaaatttagttatttttgtaaatgattgtgtactatgctatttaaacaaaaacttaaaatgAACCTTATTGTGGTATTTGTAATCCTCTTGGTGAAAGAACTTTGTGGGTGGGAACTCAACTCATAAGCTATTGGGCCCAATGATTGGTTGGCTTGGTGACTATGCTTCCAAATTCAACCTTATTTATTTAATCAAATAAAGTACAATTTGTACAACAATCAGTAAAATTCATCAATAATCCAATCTTTCTAaatccacaaaaaaaaaaggaaaaaaaaaagaaaaaaaaaagatgtaagaaggaaataataatattctGTTTCTCATACAGATTGATTGAGCCAATTTTAGATGATGTACAAATCAAATTACAATAACTGATTTAGATGAACAAGTTTTAAAATAAACCATACAATTGTACACGTGGCATGAGACTTTAACGAGACACAAGAACCCAGTGTTGACCATCAACTTTGACTTTAAAGCCATTGATTTGAGCAAACAAATTAACTGCCCGTCTTACCCCTCGATTATCAGCCGATAGAAAATAATCATGCCCGAATAAAACCCCACCCGGTCTAAGTATCCGATAAGCCCGGTTTATATCAGACCAAGCCGAGTTAAAGTCATGACCCGCATCCACTTCAATCAAATCCCCATAAACCCCCCACTCGCACAGACTATCAAGAACCGAACCGGTCGAGAACGGCAAAGGGATAATCGAATCGGAAGCGTTCATGGAAACCACATTCTGCATAAACTGATAAAGCAACGAAACGTCGCCGTTTACCATGGTTAAATCCTTAAACCGGTCGAGAAAACCGGGCCAGCCACGAAAATCATCAACGCAGAGAATCTGAGTGTTGAGGCCGAGTTGACGAGTCAAGTCCGCCATGTGAGTCGCTGAGGCACCCAGAAACGAACCGACCTCGATAATGGTCCGTGGCTTAACTTGTGTAACAAGGTTCCGGAAAACGGCGCCGTTTGAGCCCCATCCCTTGATTTTTTTGGGGTGGAGAAGGTGAGCGATGTGGGGGTGAGGGAAGTCGATGAAGGGGGATTTACCGTTGAAGACGCTTTGGAGGATTGTTGAACGTACGTGTTGGTGAGGGATGGGTGGGGAACAGCGGGTTTTGATTCGGAATTGGTTGAGGTCAGGGGGTGTGTCGGTGACTTGGAAGAGTTGAGGTTGATTATCAGGAGTGGAATCATAATAAGAAGGAGGAGTCGTAACATCCGAATTTGAAGGAGGAGGAGAGAGGGAGGAGGAAAGCGACGACGTAGAGggggatgatgatgatgatgatgatgatgatgataagtAACCGAGAGCGTAGGTTAATAagatgatgataaaatatgcGGCGGGCTTGACGATGGCAGCTAGGGAGGAGGCTATGGCGGCGTTGCGGCGGTGGAGTCTGTCCTTCATTTTGTAGAGAGGGAgaaaaatagagagagagaagagagaattAAAATGGAGGTTTGATTTTAGTAAAGAGTAAAGAGATTGGTGTGATGGTGATGCTATACTTTCATGATCATTCGTTTAGATAAGAAGAAAAGCTAAGTCGTCGATcgaatatataaaatatatacacACCCACACAgtatataacaattataaacttttttcttttttctatttttaattttgttttgtacGTTTCTCTCTTCTTTTGGTTTTATGGAagttttacaattttttttttcaaaacaatatCATTTCccaatcattttaaaaaaagttttgaCATACTAacttaaaggaaaaaaaagaaaaaagtctcCACCTAATCATTTCccaagaaaaataataacaatattaattTGGGTTTCTAATCTAAAAGGAATAATCTCTCAAAATTGTTaagttaaaacataaaattatgtATATACAAATGAACATAAAAGTCAACTTTACGTTTATCAGCCAAAGTTTGTGTGTACAACACGAAAGGGGTTAGCATGTGGTTTGGAAAATTTAGCATTCAAATCCCAAAGTTGATTACTCATCCATTTCTTCTCATGTGATTTCTTTTAAGGTAATACTATTTGTTCGTGTGATTTTTTAGAGTAATAATATTGCAAAAATACTCTTAAAATATAAGTAAGTTTTTATTGATTATGCATCGacaattttttctttcaaatttgactagttatatctaattaatttttattaacatatcaatatttttattgacATTTTTACAATTTCAATAAGTTTGACTTTAACGTGATTAGAACAAGATagataaattgatattttcattatattttaaaagaaattcatacaaacataaaaacaagcaacaaaattaaacgatactAATGccaatataatataaataagttaaaaatatcattttctATATATTGAAGTTCGATTATTTTTGTTCatgtattttcaaatttttaattttaatccatataaattcaattaatcttaaatttagtccgATGCTTGGTTACTTAAGCTtttctaaaacttttttttcttgttgtttACTATTAACACATTTTCactataaaatttgaaaatagatATCTACATATCATATTTCATATCgtgaaaattaatattattattatttagtcaatttgaataaaaaagtgaatttgagagaaaattcaaacttttaaaaacgTAGGGACTAAAATTAAACATATGAAAGTATAAAGATTAAAGTTGAATAAATATTAAAGTATAGaacaaaaatgatattttaactaataaataatttaaaaaaacatttgtacttttttattaaaaaaagaaaattatcaaaatagaaatttaaacttcttgaaaaagtttttttaagaattttcttctatagagtataaataatttgtcgataatatttttaaaaatattgacgagtactaaaataataaaaataaaaataaaagaatgcTGTAAAGTCAATGGGTATTCCTAACTATTTATCGAACATATCAAcgtctcttcttctttttcaaatacaatatattTTGGATCATATCAAAATTATCACATCAATCCACATTCTCATATTAGCCATACATATAAATATCAACTAATTGATTTTTCTAACACTTTAAATATCTATCATGTGCTAACAAATATAAAATGATATGATTCAATGGAACGAAGTTGCGACTTTCTTTAACATTTTCGATTCTTCCATTCCAAATATTATTcaactaaaatttcaatcttCACTAAAGTAAGAAGGAAATATATAGTTATGCTAAATTATTTAACTTATGTTTAGGTCTACAAAATATTGACCTATGTTCTTAAAATGATTGAGTGGAATCCATTTGAAcaatgaattatatatattaccTTCTATGATTGTGTCTTTTCTTATATCCAAATGTTGGTTAGGTTATTGAATATTGTGATGATAGAATTATAATTATAATCACAAGTAAAGCACTATCCACCCaaccaatatttttttaaaaaatatgtttagTTATTCAACCACCATTTTCTTAATAATACAGGAGACTTTGGTAGAgctttagaaaataaaattactaattaaaaattatGCACAAGCTTTcttaaatattgattaatgatcctttcaattatatatatgtatatataattgatTAATGATCGTTTTTATATTATAAAGtgtatttaattattattgatAACTACGTGCAATGTTATAGGGCTGAAAATGTCATATTTATAAtcattcaaaattttcaatttttcaagtttcttatttttttttttaactctaaAATGTTTCATTAATATCCATCGTCTTTGGGACGGATTCAAAATGTGAATACTAAATCAAACTATATCATtgataaaaattaatattatatatgtaCAAGTGAATGTTTGACATTAAAgaaaatgttattaaaagtaTTTAATGTTGGGTAATCTttaatgttgattagctcgttattgattaaaaatatttgtattaTAGTGTAAATTGCAAAAGCTTCGAGATTCTTGATATCTCACATGTACTCGACCTTGACACAATAACCGATAAAGTTAAAGGTATATTTCAAATAtaggaaattgaaaaatatattcTATTTGAGTTTTTGATTTAGAAAAATGGATcaatatatcttttaaaaacttattataaagatttattttgttgatggaaaTATAATATATCAATGTAGGGGTAAAATTACCTTtacatatatatacttttattttCTTCGATTTTCAACAACATTCTTCAACTTTTTCACCAACCTTTATAATATAACGTTAAATTGTTTCACCAACCAATTTTCTTATGATCTACTTCTAGCTATCAAAATGGTATGCAAAATTTTAGAACATTTTTCCACCTTTTTTTTGTTGATACAATTTTTAAGAATTTAATATGAATTCCAAAAATTAACATACTTcttaaaaaatggttaattcaataagaaatatttgattaataaacaaaactaaaaagaaatataGTACGAAAGAAAGTTAAGACAATAGAAATTATGAATCACACTTGAAAAAATAATGACTACCAACTAAAATTTCGAATATTTCTTTCTCCTTTTAAACTttagaataaaaatattaacatatatatatacaaattgtaatagtttaaaaaattaaagggAAATTGGATCAcaagataaaaaaaagttcagaaaaaaatagtcaataatacattttctttttcatattgcaaatatgacaagtaattagatatatcatacgAGTATTAAATGATTATTAAAAGGCTATCAGAAGGCTATTAAAAAATTGTCAGATAGCtatccgcttttaaatttgctaattttgcaatttagaaattGCATTAACATGAATCCTATTATCATAAAAAGtgttgctatttttgcaaagcgccccaaaattaaatttaaaattaaaaaaaatagaaaaaattatcAAACTATTTATACTTCATATAATAAAACCAATTAAAATGAGAAAGTTTATTACACttgaattttttataaaatataaatattttatcaaatgtaatattttttttttttttgacaatttttaagTTATCACTATTGATTACTACTTTTAGAAAATGtgtttatatatttgattagaGAAATTAGAAAGtagaatatttgaaaaaaatatttatacttcaaataaaaagaaaaatagaaagtcaaagtataatatttttttttttttgtctcttAATAGTTTTGTTTCGTAAGatgtaaatagttttttaattaattaattaattagggtTAAAATAGTTAACCATCAGAATTAGCCATTAGATAACTTCTAAAACCTTATCAAAATTTTACACATTGGAACTTAGGAGCTTCATTCATTATTTTCCCGAATTCCCCAACTCCAAACGATGTGGGCTGCCTCTTCCACCTCACCTAGCCCCTCGTTCCGCCGCCTCCCCATCACAACCACTCCTCCGCCCGCCGCTCCGGTCTCCCTCTTCTACGCAAAGTCCCACCCCCCCAAAATGGACGCTGAAAACACCAAACCAAACAACAGTGGCACCATCAAAAGCTTTGGCCACAAAATTCTCTCAGCCGTGAACTCCCCAACTCCCCAATCCCTTAACCAAACGACCCCGAAACACGAATCCCAACCGGAGGCTCCCCAAATTAGTGGGTCCGATGTTCTAAGGGCACTGCAGAAGGCGGCTGCCGTGAAGGAGAAGAACAGAACCCAACAAGttaaagagaagaagaagaagaagaagaaagaaggggCTGCCACCGAAGACAGTTACTCTGAGATGAACCATAGAGTGAGGCCTCTTAAGATCAAGAGAGATTGGGGATTGAGGCTCACCCAATTGGAAAAACGCCTTCTGGAAATGTCTGAGCCGGGTTGATGATTCTTATTTGAATTGTCATTGATTTGTATATTCATTTGTTGCGTTTGTGTAGATTTTAAGTCTCTGTATGTTCAATTCCAAGTAAAATGgcaaaattttcatatttttggtACTTTCCCCTGATATTCACAACGTTCTGTAAATGATGGCTGTAGTAGTAAAGAATTGACATTACCAAAATACATTACTACTAGATTTAGTAGTTTATCCATATTCTTTATGCCACTCCTCCATTTGGGTTTCCTTCTGAGTTTTGTCCTCACTGAACTAGATGAAACAAACCTCTTTTTTACAGTGGTTGATAGTCGTTTGTTTCTTCGTTATGCTTCGTGGTCAGAAATTAAAAGGGGATGGAGTTGTGaattcgaaagaattatgaAGTTTTGAGTGTAAACTCGTAGGATCAGGGTGGGAGTTGAGGcaaattttttatctttttagttGTGGAGCTGCGAACTCCTTAGGCCGAACAACTCTGCACCCCCTTATCCAGAACTCTATGCAGCGGCAA is drawn from Cucumis melo cultivar AY chromosome 11, USDA_Cmelo_AY_1.0, whole genome shotgun sequence and contains these coding sequences:
- the LOC107991690 gene encoding transcription factor MYC1-like gives rise to the protein MEELLLSPSSSSSSSSSLHHRLRFLLHSQPLPWSYAIFWQTTTDDNGSVFLSWRDGHFQFPSQHPLSPPLLPDDPTDLDWFYMMSLTSSFPAADALPGKSFTSSSVVWLTGSEELHLHDCHRVKEAKSHGIQTFLCVPTSYGVLELASQQIIPEDWGLIQQIKSLFDPGFVNFSNTTDTPLPFLDQDFNFEDIGFISEVAEEEMETPLRKKSKTGEWELSDSDSPVMKTGVMKKTGQKRGRKPNMSKENAMNHVEAERQRREKLNNRFYALRSVVPNVSRMDKASLLSDAVSYINALKAKLEEMELQLRESKKSRDDGGDNQSTTTTSEELMKGKNGGGVRTTTTTTTTTTLVTRFDVEVKIIGRDAMVRVQSQNLNFPSAIVMGVFRDMEFEIQHASITNVNDIMLQDVLIKLPHGFSTDEALKAAVLSRLH
- the LOC103498788 gene encoding LOW QUALITY PROTEIN: uncharacterized protein LOC103498788 (The sequence of the model RefSeq protein was modified relative to this genomic sequence to represent the inferred CDS: deleted 1 base in 1 codon), translating into MKDRLHRRNAAIASSLAAIVKPAAYFIIILLTYALGYLSSSSSHHHHPPLRRRFPPPSLLLLQTPPDLNQFRIKTRCSPPIPHQHVRSTILQSVFNGKSPFIDFPHPHIAHLLHPKKIKGWGSNGAVFRNLVTQVKPRTIIEVGSFLGASATHMADLTRQLGLNTQILCVDDFRGWPGFLDRFKDLTMVNGDVSLLYQFMQNVVSMNASDSIIPLPFSTGSVLDSLCEWGVYGDLIEVDAGHDFNSAWSDINRAYRILRPGGVLFGHDYFLSADNRGVRRAVNLFAQINGFKVKVDGQHWVLVSR
- the LOC103498786 gene encoding uncharacterized protein LOC103498786 — encoded protein: MWAASSTSPSPSFRRLPITTTPPPAAPVSLFYAKSHPPKMDAENTKPNNSGTIKSFGHKILSAVNSPTPQSLNQTTPKHESQPEAPQISGSDVLRALQKAAAVKEKNRTQQVKEKKKKKKKEGAATEDSYSEMNHRVRPLKIKRDWGLRLTQLEKRLLEMSEPG